Proteins co-encoded in one Spirosoma endbachense genomic window:
- a CDS encoding VOC family protein, whose amino-acid sequence MEEKPFLGLRTVIYAAPDLSATKAWYAKALAIEPYFDEPFYVGFNVGGYELGLIPDATIVEGSTISYWGVADINKVMQRFLNLGATLHTDIQDVGDGIKTASIKDPFGNVVGLIENPHFSL is encoded by the coding sequence ATGGAAGAAAAGCCTTTTTTAGGATTACGAACGGTAATTTATGCGGCTCCAGACCTTTCGGCAACAAAAGCCTGGTATGCAAAAGCGCTGGCGATCGAGCCTTATTTCGATGAGCCCTTTTACGTTGGATTCAATGTGGGCGGTTATGAACTGGGACTTATTCCCGATGCGACAATTGTTGAGGGTAGCACCATTAGCTATTGGGGCGTTGCCGATATTAATAAAGTAATGCAAAGATTTCTTAATTTGGGAGCGACTTTACACACTGATATTCAGGATGTAGGCGACGGAATTAAGACTGCATCCATAAAAGATCCATTTGGTAATGTTGTTGGATTAATCGAAAATCCCCATTTTAGTTTGTAA
- a CDS encoding SanA/YdcF family protein encodes MNTTLATDYSDDTPREAVGVRVVKWTIKFTIALTFTGAMVVLICNWWVVHNTKDQIYFDINELPANDVGLVLGTSKFVRSGKENLFFRFRMEATARLWKEGKVKYLILSGNNDSEYYNEPVDMQRALVKLGVPTSVMTLDYAGYRTFDSVVRCKDVFNQEKITIISQNFHNARALYIGNHEGIEAIAFAAQDVPDGYSLRTLVREYLARPYALLDVYVLRPQPEKGNWERKKDR; translated from the coding sequence ATGAACACGACGTTGGCCACCGACTACAGCGACGACACGCCCCGCGAAGCGGTTGGCGTTCGCGTGGTCAAATGGACCATCAAGTTTACCATCGCACTGACATTCACGGGGGCCATGGTCGTGTTGATTTGCAATTGGTGGGTTGTTCATAACACAAAGGACCAGATCTATTTTGACATCAATGAGTTACCCGCCAACGATGTTGGCCTGGTGCTTGGTACGAGCAAGTTTGTTCGATCTGGAAAAGAAAACCTGTTTTTCCGATTCCGGATGGAGGCAACCGCGCGGCTTTGGAAGGAAGGGAAAGTTAAATACCTGATTCTGAGTGGTAATAATGATTCAGAATACTACAATGAGCCGGTAGACATGCAGCGTGCGCTGGTAAAATTAGGGGTTCCAACATCCGTAATGACACTCGATTACGCTGGTTATCGAACATTCGATTCGGTGGTTCGCTGCAAAGACGTCTTCAATCAGGAAAAAATTACGATCATCTCCCAGAATTTCCACAATGCCCGTGCGCTCTACATTGGCAATCACGAGGGGATTGAGGCTATTGCTTTTGCCGCCCAGGATGTTCCTGATGGTTACTCCCTTCGCACCCTCGTTCGCGAATACCTCGCCCGACCATACGCCCTCCTCGACGTATATGTGCTGCGTCCACAACCAGAAAAAGGGAACTGGGAGCGAAAAAAAGACCGGTAA
- a CDS encoding SDR family oxidoreductase, giving the protein MDLRNSTVLITGGTSGLGYEFASQLLDLGSTVIITGRDQARLDQTKRKLPNVHTFQSDVSDPEAISQLFDNVTRQFPELNILINNAGEMRKLNLLDPMIDQDNINREIAINLSGPVRMVQQFLPHLLKQKSAAILNVTSGLAFIPFPLSPIYGATKSGLRAYTQSLRVQLKKTTIKVFDLVAPGAKTPLNDKFGGDVDSRMMMEPDKLVKVAIQGLTKNKVEILPGIAGIMKFLSRIAPGVLFNQFSKIAEKSLAQAA; this is encoded by the coding sequence ATGGACCTTAGAAACAGCACAGTTTTAATTACGGGTGGAACCAGTGGCTTGGGCTATGAATTTGCTTCCCAACTGCTTGACCTTGGCAGTACGGTCATTATTACCGGAAGAGATCAGGCCAGGCTCGACCAGACGAAGAGAAAGCTACCCAACGTTCACACATTTCAAAGCGATGTGAGCGATCCGGAAGCCATTTCCCAACTTTTTGACAACGTAACCAGGCAATTCCCTGAGCTTAATATTTTGATCAACAATGCGGGTGAAATGCGTAAACTCAACCTTCTTGACCCAATGATTGATCAGGACAACATCAATCGTGAAATTGCCATCAACTTATCGGGTCCGGTCCGTATGGTCCAGCAATTCCTGCCCCACCTCCTGAAGCAGAAATCGGCTGCCATTCTCAATGTAACATCCGGTCTGGCCTTCATTCCCTTTCCGCTTTCCCCAATCTACGGCGCTACCAAATCAGGCCTTCGTGCGTATACACAATCATTGCGAGTTCAGTTGAAGAAGACAACTATTAAGGTATTCGACTTAGTTGCTCCCGGTGCAAAGACGCCTTTAAATGACAAGTTTGGGGGTGATGTAGATAGCCGAATGATGATGGAACCCGACAAATTGGTAAAGGTTGCCATTCAAGGATTGACGAAAAACAAGGTTGAGATCCTTCCGGGCATTGCCGGTATAATGAAATTCCTTAGCCGTATCGCACCTGGTGTGCTTTTTAATCAATTTAGTAAGATCGCTGAAAAATCGCTTGCCCAGGCAGCATAA
- a CDS encoding helix-turn-helix domain-containing protein translates to MEIISLDEFYQQLASATEGGLSVLLPDGINKEIGHFNLFNVDELIARVREKPFMPYNRRAYYKISLISGRNRAEYADKVIDIERNALLFATPKVPYHWLPQDMNQGGYFCVFTDEFLVQTKSGVVLDELPIFQPGGYPIFQLSDEESETISFIFRKIEKELSSDYIFKYDLIRNYVLELIHYGQKLQPATSLYPTHTASARVSSLFIELLERQFPIESHHQKLSLRTAKDYADRLSVHVNHLNKVLKENTGRTTTDIITGRIIQEAKILLKQTDWNISEIAFCLGFEEVAHFSNFFKKQTSFAPVAFRA, encoded by the coding sequence ATGGAGATTATTTCACTCGACGAATTTTATCAACAGCTAGCATCTGCTACTGAAGGCGGATTAAGTGTACTTTTACCAGATGGTATAAACAAAGAAATAGGCCACTTCAATCTATTTAATGTTGATGAACTGATTGCCAGGGTCAGGGAAAAACCGTTTATGCCTTACAACCGAAGAGCTTATTACAAAATAAGTTTGATTAGTGGACGCAATCGGGCAGAATATGCGGATAAAGTAATCGACATTGAACGAAATGCGCTCTTGTTTGCAACTCCGAAAGTACCTTACCACTGGTTACCGCAGGACATGAATCAGGGCGGTTACTTTTGTGTATTTACCGATGAATTTCTGGTCCAGACCAAAAGTGGTGTAGTTCTCGATGAACTACCTATTTTCCAGCCCGGCGGTTACCCCATTTTCCAGCTCTCTGATGAAGAATCAGAGACTATTTCTTTCATATTCAGAAAGATAGAAAAAGAGTTGTCATCAGACTATATCTTTAAGTATGACCTGATCCGTAATTATGTGCTTGAGTTGATCCACTATGGGCAAAAGCTTCAACCGGCTACATCCCTCTATCCTACTCATACGGCCTCAGCCCGTGTTTCGTCCCTATTCATCGAGCTGTTAGAGCGACAATTTCCGATCGAGTCCCACCATCAAAAACTTAGCCTCCGTACAGCTAAAGATTATGCCGATCGTCTATCTGTCCACGTAAACCATCTGAATAAAGTACTGAAGGAAAATACCGGCAGAACAACAACAGATATAATCACCGGCAGGATCATTCAGGAGGCCAAAATCCTGTTAAAACAAACCGACTGGAACATTTCAGAAATCGCCTTTTGTCTGGGTTTCGAAGAGGTTGCTCACTTCTCCAATTTTTTCAAAAAGCAAACCTCATTCGCTCCAGTCGCCTTCCGGGCTTAA
- a CDS encoding CAP domain-containing protein, which produces MKITYLLGVFALLGAVTACQSDRETDQSPAPVASSIYKESGNGETTASAPDLAGARAAAATTTQQQEVLTYINQARSKPCQCGTKVYPAVPALALNAQLNAASDKHAVDMATYNYFSHTGRDGSQPWDRMTREGYKWRAAGENIAAGYTTTRAVVDGWLKSPGHCQNIMSANFKEVGVGYGYSTSSSYKHYWVTDFGTKL; this is translated from the coding sequence ATGAAAATTACGTACCTATTGGGAGTATTTGCTTTATTAGGGGCCGTAACGGCCTGCCAATCAGATCGAGAAACCGATCAATCACCCGCCCCGGTAGCTTCATCCATTTACAAAGAAAGCGGCAACGGCGAAACAACAGCCAGTGCACCGGATCTGGCAGGAGCGAGGGCGGCAGCAGCTACCACAACGCAGCAGCAGGAGGTATTGACGTATATCAACCAGGCTCGTTCTAAACCTTGCCAATGCGGTACTAAAGTTTATCCGGCAGTTCCGGCACTAGCTCTGAATGCCCAACTCAATGCCGCTTCCGATAAGCACGCAGTCGATATGGCTACCTATAATTATTTCAGCCACACTGGCCGCGATGGGTCGCAACCCTGGGACCGTATGACACGGGAGGGGTATAAATGGCGGGCTGCCGGTGAAAATATTGCGGCTGGATACACAACAACCCGTGCTGTGGTAGATGGTTGGCTAAAATCGCCCGGCCATTGCCAGAATATTATGAGTGCCAATTTTAAAGAGGTTGGTGTAGGCTACGGATACAGCACCAGTAGCAGCTACAAACATTACTGGGTAACCGATTTCGGCACTAAACTATAA
- the msrA gene encoding peptide-methionine (S)-S-oxide reductase MsrA yields the protein MTDIFMYWKNIRFALSLLVVYTLLFTACNKAPTSTAAENTNPVDTRLATLPVLTSGEATATFAGGCFWATEEEMKSLKGVRAVVSGYAGGDLEYPTYEQVGTDQTGHAESVQIYYDPTILSYDTLLDAFFAGHDATELNRQGPDIGKHYRSVAFYRTPAEKSRIDAAIRRDSKNHKAPIVTQVVPFVAFYPAEMYHQDYYRQHPYSLYIHLVSEPKVDKFRKRMAEWVKE from the coding sequence ATGACTGACATTTTCATGTATTGGAAAAACATACGATTCGCTTTGAGCCTGCTGGTCGTTTATACGCTGCTCTTTACAGCCTGTAATAAGGCGCCGACCAGCACAGCGGCAGAAAACACCAACCCAGTCGACACTCGTCTGGCGACCCTTCCTGTTTTAACGTCTGGCGAGGCCACTGCTACATTTGCAGGGGGCTGTTTCTGGGCAACCGAAGAAGAAATGAAGTCGCTGAAAGGAGTTCGGGCCGTGGTTTCGGGTTATGCCGGTGGTGACCTCGAATACCCAACGTATGAGCAGGTAGGGACGGATCAAACGGGTCATGCCGAATCCGTACAAATCTATTACGACCCGACTATCCTTTCCTATGACACATTGCTGGACGCTTTTTTTGCCGGTCATGATGCGACGGAACTTAACCGCCAGGGGCCCGATATAGGTAAACACTATCGCTCCGTTGCTTTTTATCGAACACCAGCCGAAAAATCCAGAATTGACGCTGCTATTCGGCGTGATTCGAAAAATCACAAAGCGCCTATTGTCACCCAAGTGGTTCCATTCGTTGCATTCTATCCCGCCGAAATGTATCATCAGGATTATTATCGACAACACCCCTACAGCCTATACATCCATCTTGTTTCGGAACCCAAAGTCGATAAGTTCCGAAAACGAATGGCGGAGTGGGTAAAGGAATAA
- the miaE gene encoding tRNA-(ms[2]io[6]A)-hydroxylase has product MSLTTLGLELPTDPRWVNIAEMNIGDILIDHAYCEQKAASSCISLIVQYSDKEELVEVLTPVVAEEWGHFQRVLKELRKRNIPLGRQRKDEYVNQLRARLRRSIGDQKEQLMDNLLLNALIEARSCERFKILSEHIADESLRKFYRELMISEAGHYRNFIELAETYIPAERVRERWKEFLAVEADIIANLEVRGDRMH; this is encoded by the coding sequence ATGTCGCTTACAACCCTAGGCCTCGAACTGCCCACCGATCCACGCTGGGTGAACATCGCCGAAATGAACATCGGCGATATTTTGATCGATCACGCATATTGCGAACAGAAAGCAGCTTCGTCGTGTATCTCGCTCATCGTTCAATATTCTGACAAAGAGGAGCTGGTTGAGGTGCTGACACCAGTAGTTGCTGAAGAGTGGGGGCATTTTCAACGGGTTTTGAAAGAACTTCGCAAGCGTAATATTCCCCTCGGCCGTCAGCGTAAGGATGAGTATGTTAATCAGTTAAGGGCACGATTACGCCGGTCGATTGGCGATCAGAAAGAACAACTGATGGACAACCTGTTACTAAACGCCCTGATTGAAGCCCGAAGCTGCGAACGCTTTAAAATCCTCTCTGAACACATTGCCGACGAGAGTTTACGGAAATTTTACCGTGAACTGATGATCTCCGAAGCGGGCCACTACCGCAATTTCATCGAGCTGGCCGAAACATACATACCCGCTGAACGCGTACGGGAGCGATGGAAGGAGTTTCTGGCCGTTGAAGCTGATATTATAGCGAATCTGGAAGTTCGGGGCGACCGGATGCACTGA